A window of Gossypium raimondii isolate GPD5lz chromosome 7, ASM2569854v1, whole genome shotgun sequence genomic DNA:
tgatataatttaaaataaaaatctttaactTAAACTGATTTGTCATTGAAGTTATATATAGTTATTTGATCACACCAAAGAGAATGActaccaaataaaatattatttttaattttaaaatttaaaaaaaccacattttaaaataaaaagttgacaGATTACACACTGGTGGCACCATTCTCTATGGCTTCACCACCATTATTCATTTTTTGACCCCCCAATTATTGAGAAATACCAATATTTTCTTAGTATTTATATAGGTGTCGCTATTCATTATAGCTCcacacaaaaaaaattgatttttttaatctcATGATTGACGTGACATGTTGGTGGCACTAACCTCTTTCGTTCTatcaacttttattatttatttcaggtcAGTTACGTACATAATCAAGAAAGTAGGTTATTTTcgtaatttattaaaattttaggatcaGCCtgcaaaatttgatatttacaaGCTAAAAATTCCGGGAATGGAAAAGGTTTGACCCATGTGCCGGGCACTGCGTTGGCGCCAATGGTCCCACAAAGAGGCGAATAAAGTCAGTCTTGTACCGcttgtttttttaatggaaaagaTAAGGTTTTGATATAGCTTACGTAAACTTGAATACTTAGATTCAAAGAATATAACAgctttaattctaaaaaaaaaatccatagcTTTAAATAAGATCAAGGTCAGACGTTCAATTACATCATTAATTCATTATCTTTAAGAAACTGaccttgaaaataaatttatgggAGCACCCATCATGAGTCAATAgatgataaaatgaaaaaaacatatttatttatataacattATACAGAAATAAAAATGTTAGTAGGCAGATAAATGACTATGAGTGGTCGGAATTAAGATTAGGTCGTCTTTCCTTCTCGCAGTCATGCCAAATGTTTCAGACATATCCAAATTTTCATGCGGTAGTCCACTTGGAAGCTCCCAATCAAAATGGTAAAGCAATTTTGCGAGAGGCAACTCAATGTTCGGAAGCGCAAATGATATGCCTGGACACATCCTTCTTCCTGCACCAAATGGGATATACTCCAAATTTGTTCCTTTGAAATCACAGGAACTATTGAGGAACCTTTCAGGATAAAATGTCTCAACTTCACTCCAGTACTTAGGATCTCTTCCCATAGCCCATGCATTGATTATGACTCTGGTCTTGGTAGGTACTTGGTAGCCATTGATTTCGCAATTCTCTCGACTTTCTCTTGGAACTAACAGAGGAAACGGAGGGTGTAACCTCATGGTTTCTTTGATAACTaatgccaaatattttaattctttaagaCTTGCTTCATCCACATCTCTTTTCCATGACAGACCTGTCTTACCTCATTTTGTGCCCTTTTAGCACCTTTGGATTTCTCAACATTTCTGCCATTGCCCAGTCTACGGTTGTTGATGATGTTTCGCCCCCTCCACCGAAGATATCCTGAGATTATATGAGCCAACATTACTTCAAGCTGATGGTAGATTTGCTTTTCAATAAAGTTATAAGCTATGAATACTAACCCAAATGATTGCTTTGATCTCCATATCAGTAAGGGAAAATTCAAGATCACCATGTTGTTGAGCCTTTAAAAGAACAGTAACCAAGTCTTCCTTGGCTTCTCCTTCACCTATTCTTCCTCTCTTCAGGCTGGCTCTGTTTTCATTAATGATGCCTTGAAGTATCCCATCACTCTTCTCAAGGAGAGCCTCAGCTTTCTGTCTCACTCCACTAATTAGCTCAAGCAATCCAAAAGAAGGGTACAGATCTGCTAGACCGAATCCAGAAGACAACTTTATTATTTCATCCACAACTATTATATAAGAGTCTCGGTCCTTGCATGTGTTACCGAATGCTGCTCTTGATGTAATATCATATGTTAACGAAAATATCTTCTTGGTGAGATTGATTGGCGACCCTTGGTTTGAAGATATATATTTCACAAGACCTGAGACTTCCTCTTGTCTGATTGATTCAAAGGATTGCACTCTTTTTGCTGTTAAAAGCTCCACTGTGCAAAATTTTCGTAGTTGTCATATGGTGCCATGACAATATCCCTGTAACCATAAGTAATCACATCTGCAGCAATCATATAAGGTCTATCAACGAAGATAGTGCCATGTGTTACCAAGACCT
This region includes:
- the LOC105766290 gene encoding cytochrome P450 71D10-like; the protein is MRLHPPFPLLVPRESRENCEINGYQVPTKTRVIINAWAMGRDPKYWSEVETFYPERFLNSSCDFKGTNLEYIPFGAGRRMCPGISFALPNIELPLAKLLYHFDWELPSGLPHENLDMSETFGMTARRKDDLILIPTTHSHLSAY